One window of Canis lupus baileyi chromosome 21, mCanLup2.hap1, whole genome shotgun sequence genomic DNA carries:
- the LOC140613328 gene encoding olfactory receptor 4C3D-like, which produces MITIIFSPTLGSPMYFFLSCLSFIDTCYSSCMTPKLIADSLYQGRAISFEGCLVQFLVAHLLGGTEIILLTFMAYDRYVAICKPLHYTTVMTRHLCALLVGVAWLGGFLHSLIQLLLVLQLPFCGPNVINHFVCDLYPLLEVACTNTYVIGVLVVANSGVICLLNFLMLAASYAVILRSLSCHGAEARHKALSTCGAHFTVVALFFVPCIFIYMQPSSTLSIDKIVAVLIVF; this is translated from the coding sequence ATGATCACCATTATCTTCagtcccaccctgggctcccctATGTACTTTTTCCTCTCATGCTTGTCATTCATTGATACTTGCTATTCCTCGTGTATGACCCCCAAACTCATCGCTGACTCCTTGTATCAGGGGAGGGCCATCTCTTTTGAGGGCTGCCTAGTTCAATTCCTTGTTGCCCATTTATTGGGAGGAACGGAAATCATTCTGCTCACGttcatggcctatgaccgctatgtggccatctgcaagcccctGCACTACACGACCGTCATGACCAGGCATCTCTGTGCCCTGCTGGTGGGGGTAGCTTGGTTGGGAGGCTTCCTGCATTCCCTGATCCAGCTCCTCCTGGTCCTTCAGCTGCCCTTCTGTGGGCCTAATGTGATCAATCACTTTGTCTGTGACTTGTACCCTTTGCTGGAAGTCGCCTGTACCAACACGTATGTCATTGGCGTGCTGGTGGTCGCCAACAGTGGTGTGATCTGCCTGTTGAACTTCCTCATGCTGGCTGCCTCCTATGCTGTCATTCTGCGTTCCTTGAGTTGCCATGGTGCGGAGGCGAGACATAAAGCCCTGTCTACCTGTGGGGCCCACTTCACTGTTGTTGCTCTGTTCTTTGTgccttgtatatttatttatatgcagcCATCGTCTACTTTGTCCATAGACAAAATAGTGGCTGTGCTTATTGTATTCTGA